The following proteins are co-located in the Ananas comosus cultivar F153 unplaced genomic scaffold, ASM154086v1, whole genome shotgun sequence genome:
- the LOC109703955 gene encoding uncharacterized protein LOC109703955, which yields MSAAVYRSPAAAAFQLPSWFAPAVPAEKDEDRPGQLDIWNSIQAEKKAKAAAASADGPPPYVHPLVRRSSRLMSQKSLEVCTEALGSESGSDVVGFSSFLSDNMACRSFTLETECTEKNLASESLLHEAAKTEDREAEAKELKSVNYHCSGSRRLPPRSFPPPLPSISRRDGQPCLKMRPHRRDGRLIVEAVPVPSHNYLHAQRQHGCLRLSFIDTSAAVQGTCRDQRGAVQVVEDPSNQESAALQAKQGEEKEVGNEQEEKNYDEEEELEEEEEEVEVVDRGTVIEVKVTTQPQQQSGGGSGTAAKVHRSSVVINKFVGGAPLTDQSAWSTHSTDESQKDDGKEEKIKNCHVGYTTTTAAAAVAAAATSSVGYDWCGKGSPLATGDGDGCEVATTEAKMLFTTTSRARRSKEELLRHMRRCNQLRRRPLFIWEPCCIATSS from the coding sequence ATGTCAGCGGCCGTGTACAGAAGCCCGGCCGCGGCCGCGTTCCAGCTGCCTAGCTGGTTTGCTCCTGCCGTTCCCGCCGAGAAGGACGAGGACCGGCCCGGGCAATTAGACATATGGAACTCCATCCAGGCCGAGAAGAAGGCCAAGGCAGCTGCAGCATCTGCCGATGGCCCTCCGCCTTATGTCCACCCCCTCGTCCGCCGCTCCTCCCGCCTGATGAGCCAGAAGAGCCTCGAGGTCTGCACCGAGGCGCTCGGCTCGGAGTCCGGCTCCGATGTCGTCggcttctcctccttcctctccgACAACATGGCCTGCCGGTCATTTACTCTGGAAACGGAATGTACGGAGAAGAATTTGGCATCAGAGTCGCTGCTGCATGAGGCAGCAAAGACGGAAGATAGGGAAGCAGAAGCGAAGGAGCTCAAGTCGGTGAACTACCACTGCTCAGGGAGCAGGCGCTTGCCGCCGCGGTCCTTTCCCCCACCGCTGCCTTCCATCTCGCGGCGCGATGGGCAGCCCTGCCTCAAGATGCGTCCCCACCGCCGCGACGGCCGCCTCATTGTCGAGGCTGTCCCGGTCCCCTCCCACAACTACCTTCACGCCCAGCGCCAGCATGGCTGCCTGCGCCTCTCGTTCATCGacacctccgccgccgtccAAGGAACATGCCGTGATCAACGTGGCGCTGTCCAAGTCGTGGAGGACCCATCAAATCAAGAATCGGCCGCATTACAGGCAAAGCAAGGTGAAGAGAAAGAAGTAGGAAATGAGCAGGAGGAGAAGAATTATGATGAGGAGGAAGAgttggaggaagaagaggaggaagtgGAAGTGGTGGACAGGGGGACGGTAATAGAGGTGAAGGTGACCACACAACCACAGCAGcagagcggcggcggcagcggcactGCCGCGAAGGTGCACCGCTCGTCGGTCGTCATCAACAAGTTCGTGGGCGGGGCACCGTTGACCGACCAGTCCGCATGGTCAACGCATTCAACGGATGAGTCCCAAAAAGACgatggaaaagaagagaagatcaAGAACTGCCACGTTGGCTACAccacgacgacggcggcggcagcagtgGCTGCAGCGGCCACGTCATCTGTGGGCTACGACTGGTGCGGAAAAGGGAGCCCACTGGCTACGGGGGATGGGGATGGGTGCGAGGTGGCGACGACGGAGGCGAAGATGCTGTTCACGACGACATCGAGGGCCAGACGGAGCAAAGAGGAGCTGCTCCGGCACATGAGGCGGTGCAACCAGCTACGGCGGCGGCCGCTTTTCATCTGGGAGCCCTGCTGCATCGCCACCTCATCTTGA